The following are encoded together in the Microcaecilia unicolor chromosome 12, aMicUni1.1, whole genome shotgun sequence genome:
- the SLC25A39 gene encoding solute carrier family 25 member 39 isoform X1: MVHEITNVMAEKEPLGPLGGITPLQQMLASGTGALFTSLFVTPLDVVKIRLQAQRTPFSKVLSVQSVPWTNPIPQPKWRCFLYCNGLMDHVYVCQNGTSCTPWYRTRTPTHFSGTLDAFVKIIRHEGIKALWSGLPPTLVMAVPATVIYFTCYDQLRDFLRFGMGYQGAHIPLIAGAVSRLGAVTVISPLELIRTKMQSRQLTYGELRVCIQSSVAQDGWLSLWRGWGPTVLRDVPFSALYWFNYELVKQRLSTAASAEEATFTISFISGAISGTVAAVLTLPFDVVKTHRQIELGEMQTVRGRSRKRRSSTWRLMRRIQAESGTRGLFAGFLPRVIKVAPACAIMISTYEFGKTFFQSMNREEKKINPQSI, encoded by the exons ATGGTACATGAG ATAACTAACGTGATGGCGGAGAAGGAGCCACTGGGTCCATTGGGGGGTATCACCCCCCTCCAACAGATGCTAGCATCAGGGACTGGGGCCCTCTTCACCTCCCTGTTTG TGACGCCACTGGATGTGGTGAAGATCAGATTGCAGGCTCAGAGGACCCCATTCTCCAAAG TGTTGTCTGTACAATCTGTACCTTGGACCAACCCTATTCCACAGCCCAAAT GGCGATGTTTCCTATACTGCAACGGGCTCATGGATCACGTGTATGTGTGTCAGAACGGGACCAGCTGCACGCCCTGGTACCGAACCAGAACGCCCACCCACTTCAGTGGCACCCTG gacGCCTTTGTGAAAATTATCCGTCATGAAGGCATTAAAGCTTTGTGGAGTGGGCTCCCGCCAACGCT GGTGATGGCAGTGCCAGCCACTGTGATCTACTTCACGTGCTACGACCAGCTGCGGGATTTCCTGCGCTTCGGGATGGGGTACCAGGGCGCGCACATCCCCCTGATCGCCGGGGCTGTGTCTAGAC tgGGTGCTGTGACGGTGATCAGCCCGTTGGAGCTCATCCGTACCAAGATGCAGTCTCGCCAGCTTACGTACGGTGAGCTGCGGGTCTGCATCCAGTCCTCTGTGGCCCAGGATGGCTGGCTGTCCCTGTGGAGGGGCTGGGGCCCCACTGTGCTGCGTGATGTGCCTTTTTCAG CGCTTTACTGGTTTAACTATGAACTGGTGAAGCAGCGTCTCTCCACAGCTGCCTCCGCTGAAGAAGCCACATTCACGATCAGTTTTATCTCAGGAGCCATTTCAGGAACT GTTGCTGCTGTCCTGACTCTGCCCTTCGATGTGGTGAAGACCCACAGACAGATAGAGCTCGGCGAGATGCAGACAGTGAGAG GTCGCAGTCGTAAGAGACGCTCCTCTACTTGGCGACTGATGCGCCGGATCCAGGCAGAGTCAGGCACCCGTGGGCTTTTCGCAG GATTTCTGCCTCGTGTCATCAAGGTGGCCCCTGCCTGCGCCATAATGATCAGCACTTATGAGTTCGGCAAGACTTTCTTCCAGAGCATGAATCGGGAGGAAAAGAAGATAAATCCTCAGAGCATATGA
- the SLC25A39 gene encoding solute carrier family 25 member 39 isoform X2 — protein sequence MVHEITNVMAEKEPLGPLGGITPLQQMLASGTGALFTSLFVTPLDVVKIRLQAQRTPFSKGRCFLYCNGLMDHVYVCQNGTSCTPWYRTRTPTHFSGTLDAFVKIIRHEGIKALWSGLPPTLVMAVPATVIYFTCYDQLRDFLRFGMGYQGAHIPLIAGAVSRLGAVTVISPLELIRTKMQSRQLTYGELRVCIQSSVAQDGWLSLWRGWGPTVLRDVPFSALYWFNYELVKQRLSTAASAEEATFTISFISGAISGTVAAVLTLPFDVVKTHRQIELGEMQTVRGRSRKRRSSTWRLMRRIQAESGTRGLFAGFLPRVIKVAPACAIMISTYEFGKTFFQSMNREEKKINPQSI from the exons ATGGTACATGAG ATAACTAACGTGATGGCGGAGAAGGAGCCACTGGGTCCATTGGGGGGTATCACCCCCCTCCAACAGATGCTAGCATCAGGGACTGGGGCCCTCTTCACCTCCCTGTTTG TGACGCCACTGGATGTGGTGAAGATCAGATTGCAGGCTCAGAGGACCCCATTCTCCAAAG GGCGATGTTTCCTATACTGCAACGGGCTCATGGATCACGTGTATGTGTGTCAGAACGGGACCAGCTGCACGCCCTGGTACCGAACCAGAACGCCCACCCACTTCAGTGGCACCCTG gacGCCTTTGTGAAAATTATCCGTCATGAAGGCATTAAAGCTTTGTGGAGTGGGCTCCCGCCAACGCT GGTGATGGCAGTGCCAGCCACTGTGATCTACTTCACGTGCTACGACCAGCTGCGGGATTTCCTGCGCTTCGGGATGGGGTACCAGGGCGCGCACATCCCCCTGATCGCCGGGGCTGTGTCTAGAC tgGGTGCTGTGACGGTGATCAGCCCGTTGGAGCTCATCCGTACCAAGATGCAGTCTCGCCAGCTTACGTACGGTGAGCTGCGGGTCTGCATCCAGTCCTCTGTGGCCCAGGATGGCTGGCTGTCCCTGTGGAGGGGCTGGGGCCCCACTGTGCTGCGTGATGTGCCTTTTTCAG CGCTTTACTGGTTTAACTATGAACTGGTGAAGCAGCGTCTCTCCACAGCTGCCTCCGCTGAAGAAGCCACATTCACGATCAGTTTTATCTCAGGAGCCATTTCAGGAACT GTTGCTGCTGTCCTGACTCTGCCCTTCGATGTGGTGAAGACCCACAGACAGATAGAGCTCGGCGAGATGCAGACAGTGAGAG GTCGCAGTCGTAAGAGACGCTCCTCTACTTGGCGACTGATGCGCCGGATCCAGGCAGAGTCAGGCACCCGTGGGCTTTTCGCAG GATTTCTGCCTCGTGTCATCAAGGTGGCCCCTGCCTGCGCCATAATGATCAGCACTTATGAGTTCGGCAAGACTTTCTTCCAGAGCATGAATCGGGAGGAAAAGAAGATAAATCCTCAGAGCATATGA